CCCGATGGCGCCGGTAAAACTACATTAATTCGCATGATTTGTGGACTTATTACACCTGATAGCGGGAGTGTACGCTTGGCCTTACCGGAACCAACAGCAGAACAGGGGGCCTTTGGCTACATGCCCCAAAAGTTTAGTTTATATGGTGATCTTACGGTCATGGAAAATATTAATTTCTTTGGTTCTATGTATGGCTTAGGACGGAAAACTGTTGGGCAAAGGGCAGATGAAATACTACAGATAACTAATCTCATTCAGTTTAAGAAGAGATTTGCCGATAATCTCTCGGGTGGTATGAAGCAAAAGCTAGCTTTAACCTGTGCTCTTATTTCCAGACCACAGTTACTGGTCTTGGACGAGCCCACCTTTGGTGTGGATCCAGAGTCCAGAAAGGAGTTTTGGAAGATTCTTTACCAGTTAAATAAGGGTGGTATGACCATTTTAGTTTCCACTCCCTATATGGATGAGGCTGAATTGTGTAAAAAAGTAGGGTTCATGAATAACGGCAAGTTAGTGGCAGTTGATACACCGGGCAACTTAAAAGGCAGCTTTCCCTACAGGGTACTGGAAGTTAAGGCAGCTACTCGGGAGCCTGAAATCTTCAGTCAAGGAAAAGAGATATTGGATGCCAATTTTTATGGTTATAAATATCATTTGGTAGTTAGGGACCATCAGGCAGCTTTAGAGGAGATCCGCTCTATCTTAGCGAAACGGGATATCCTATTATATTCTGTGGCAGAGGTGGCTGCAACGATGGAGAATGTCTTTGTGGTCCTGGCTGAACAAGGGGTGGTTTAAATGGATTATGTGGTAGAGACCAATGATTTAACCAGAACCTTTGGCAGTTTTACCGCCGTGAATAAGCTGACTATTAAAATTCGTCCCGGCGAAATATATGGTTTTTTGGGTCCGAACGGTTCCGGTAAATCCACAACCATACGGATGCTCTGTGGTATTCTAGAACCTACCTCCGGCAGCGGCAGGGTGCTGGGCTACGATTTAGCCAGCGAGTCTGAGCAAATTAAAAGTCGCATTGGTTACATGTCG
This genomic interval from Desulforamulus reducens MI-1 contains the following:
- a CDS encoding ABC transporter ATP-binding protein produces the protein MIKTQQLNKEFGSSQAVAGVSLEVQRGEIFGLVGPDGAGKTTLIRMICGLITPDSGSVRLALPEPTAEQGAFGYMPQKFSLYGDLTVMENINFFGSMYGLGRKTVGQRADEILQITNLIQFKKRFADNLSGGMKQKLALTCALISRPQLLVLDEPTFGVDPESRKEFWKILYQLNKGGMTILVSTPYMDEAELCKKVGFMNNGKLVAVDTPGNLKGSFPYRVLEVKAATREPEIFSQGKEILDANFYGYKYHLVVRDHQAALEEIRSILAKRDILLYSVAEVAATMENVFVVLAEQGVV